A portion of the Lolium rigidum isolate FL_2022 chromosome 1, APGP_CSIRO_Lrig_0.1, whole genome shotgun sequence genome contains these proteins:
- the LOC124688630 gene encoding vacuolar sorting protein 18-like: MDAGQLFSVDPLERQAARGHGAVTSMAAGSDVIVLGTSRGWLVRHDFSFEDAQDLDLGLGRSGEHSVHRVFLDPGGKHCVVTVIHPGGAETYYHHARWPRPKPLPRLRGLLVNAVAWNRQSITEASTKEIILGTETGQLFEMAVDEADKKEKYVKLLFELTELHEGIKDLQMETTVVGNATRYYVMAVTPTRLYSFTGIGSLETVFASYADRAIHFMELPGEIPNSELHFFIKQRRAKHFGWLSGAGIYYGELNFGAQHSSTSGDENFVENKGFFDYSKLGDSSMKPASFALSEFHFLLLIGDKIKVVNRISQKIVEEIVVDNTAESSKGIIGLCSDASTGVFYAFDDSSIFQVSTSDEGRDMWQVYLDMKTYAVALSHCRNAFQRDQVYLVQADAAFAAKEYYIAASFYAKMNYILSFEEISLKFISVGEQDALRTFLLRRLDNLTKNDKMQITMISTWATELYLDKINRLLLEDDTGTTTNTVTDSHSSAYRSVVNEFRAFLSDSKDVLDEATTMILLESYGRVDELVYFAGLKEQYEIVVHHYIQQGEARKALEVLQRPNVTVDLVYKFAPDLIMLDAYETVESWMIARSKLNPGKLIPAMMRYVSEPHAKNETHEVIKYLEFCVKDLNNEDPGVHNLLLSLYSKKEDESQLLQFLDTKFGSGQANGPEFFYEPQYALRLCLQEKRMRACVRIYSMMSMHEEAVALALRVDLELAKAEADKVEDDEELRKKLWLKVAKHVIEQEKGVKRENIKKAIEFLSETNNLLKIEDILPFFPDFVLIDDFKEEICKSLKDYNSQIEQLKQEMDDATRGADNIRSDIGALAQRYTVIDREEECGVCRRKILTVGGLHQVGRSYTSVGHMAPFYVFPCGHAFHANCLIGHVTRCTSQVQAERILNLQKQLSLMDGKAAKDNGGIGNGEPIMSTTPVDKLRSQLDDAVASECPFCGDLMIKEISMPFILPEESAEKASWEIKPQPAAQKILPMTMSI; the protein is encoded by the exons ATGGACGCCGGGCAGCTCTTCTCCGTCGACCCGCTCGAGCGCCAGGCCGCGAGGGGCCATGGCGCCGTCACCTCCATGGCGGCCGGCAGCGACGTCATCGTCCTCGGCACTTCCCGGGGCTGGCTCGTCCGCCACGATTTCTCCTTCGAGGACGCCCAGG ATCTCGACCTCGGGCTCGGCCGCTCCGGCGAGCACTCGGTGCACCGGGTGTTCCTGGACCCAGGGGGCAAGCACTGCGTCGTCACGGTGATCCACCCAGGAGGCGCCGAAACCTACTACCACCACGCCAGGTGGCCGCGCCCCAAGCCACTGCCCCGCCTCCGCGGCCTCCTCGTCAATGCTGTCGCCTGGAATCGCCAATCCATCACAGAAG CCTCAACCAAGGAGATAATCCTGGGGACCGAAACTGGGCAGCTCTTTGAGATGGCCGTGGATGAGGCCGACAAGAAGGAGAAGTATGTCAAGCTGCTTTTCGAGCTCACCGAGCTGCACGAGGGCATCAAAGACCTGCAG ATGGAGACAACTGTGGTTGGGAATGCCACAAGGTACTATGTGATGGCTGTCACGCCCACACGGCTTTACTCATTCACCGGCATTGGTTCGCTAGAA ACTGTTTTTGCTAGCTATGCCGACCGTGCCATTCACTTCATGGAGCTACCAGGAGAAATTCCTAATAG TGAACTACATTTCTTCATCAAGCAAAGAAGGGCTAAACATTTTGGATGGCTTTCTGGAGCTGGAATTTATTACGGCGAACTGAATTTTGGAGCTCAACACAG TTCTACTAGCGGAGATGAGAATTTTGTGGAAAACAAGGGTTTCTTTGACTATTCAAAACTCGGAGATTCCAGCATGAAACCAGCGTCATTTGCATTGTCTGAGTTCCATTTTCTGCTCTTGATTGGAGACAAAATTAAG GTTGTGAACAGAATCAGTCAGAAAATTGTGGAGGAGATTGTAGTTGATAATACAGCTGAATCTTCAAAAGGAATCATTGGGCTCTGTAGTGATGCATCAACTGGAGTTTTCTATGCATTTGATGACAGTTCTATATTCCAG GTTTCTACGTCTGATGAGGGTCGTGATATGTGGCAAGTATACTTGGATATGAAGACATACGCTGTTGCGCTGTCCCATTGCCGTAATGCTTTTCAGAGGGACCAAGTTTATCTGGTGCAG GCTGATGCTGCATTTGCTGCAAAAGAATATTACATAGCAGCTTCGTTCTATGCTAAG ATGAATTATATCCTATCATTTGAGGAGATCAGTTTAAAATTTATATCTGTCGGTGAGCAG GATGCTCTCAGGACTTTCTTACTGCGAAGGCTCGATAACCTCACAAAAAATGATAAGATGCAGATAACGATGATCTCGACTTGGGCTACTGAGCTGTACTTAGACAAG ATTAATCGTCTCCTGTTGGAAGATGACACAGGCACCACTACAAATACAGTAACAGATTCCCACAGCTCAGCATATCGTtcagtagtaaatgaattccgtgCGTTTCTCAGTGATAGCAAAGACGTATTAGATGAAGCAACAACTATGATACTATTGGAAAG TTACGGCAGAGTGGATGAACTGGTATATTTTGCTGGTTTGAAGGAGCAGTATGAAATTGTGGTTCATCATTACATTCAG CAAGGAGAAGCAAGGAAAGCCTTGGAAGTGCTTCAACGACCTAATGTTACAGTAGACCTTGTG TATAAATTCGCCCCAGATTTGATCATGTTAGATGCCTATGAGACAGTCGAATCATGGATGATTGCAAGAAGCAAGTTGAATCCAGGGAAGCTTATACCTGCAATGATGCGTTATGTGAGCGAACCACATGCCAA GAATGAAACACATGAAGTCATTAAATACTTGGAATTTTGTGTCAAAGATTTGAACAATGAGGATCCTGGAGTGCACAATTTGTTGCTCTCATTGTATTCCAAGAAG GAGGATGAATCCCAGCTTTTGCAATTTCTCGACACTAAGTTCGGTAGTGGACAAGCAAATGGCCCCGAGTTCTTTTATGAACCCCAGTATGCTCTGCGTCTATGTCTCCAAGAGAAGAGAATGCGTGCTTGTGTTCGTATTTACAGCATGATGTCCATGCACGAGGAAGCTGTGGCACTTGCTTTGAGG GTGGACTTAGAGCTTGCAAAGGCAGAAGCAGACAAAGTTGAAGATGATGAAGAGCTTAGGAAAAAGCTGTGGCTTAAGGTTGCAAAGCATGTCATCGAGCAAGAGAAAGGAGTCAAGAGAGAGAACATAAAGAAAGCTATAGAGTTCCTATCAGAGACTAACAACTTGCTGAAGATTGAGGATATCTTGCCATTTTTCCCAGACTTTGTATTGATTGACGACTTTAAA GAGGAGATCTGCAAATCTCTCAAGGACTATAACAGCCAGATTGAGCAACTGAAGCAGGAGATGGATGATGCTACGCGTGGAGCAGACAACATAAGGAGTGATATCGGTGCCCTTGCTCAGAGATATACTGTGATTGATCGTGAGGAGGAATGTGGG GTATGCCGGCGCAAAATATTGACTGTGGGAGGATTGCACCAGGTAGGAAGAAGTTATACATCTGTTGGACACATGGCCCCTTTCTATGTGTTTCCCTGTGGACACGCCTTCCATGCGAATTGTTTGATTGGCCATGTAACTCGCTGCACTAGCCAAGTTCAA GCTGAGAGGATACTGAACCTTCAGAAGCAGCTTAGCTTAATGGACGGGAAAGCAGCCAAAGACAATGGCGGGATTGGAAACGGTGAACCTATTATGAGTACAACACCAGTTGATAAG CTGAGGTCGCAGTTGGACGATGCTGTAGCAAGCGAGTGCCCCTTCTGCGGCGATCTGATGATCAAGGAGATCTCGATGCCTTTCATTCTCCCTGAAGAGTCGGCCGAAAAGGCTT